From the Calonectris borealis chromosome 4, bCalBor7.hap1.2, whole genome shotgun sequence genome, one window contains:
- the PARM1 gene encoding prostate androgen-regulated mucin-like protein 1: MGCCCRLLLALLLLPAGLGASPLTPASPPFPSEGIPAGPGSRDAVVPTPAPGQPLLPMSKGPAGDGASSGLVEGEGHNATPAAALSPAPASVTVSSVTAATITITDSPSVASNPSSVPSTLETAPGLRTANTASLARGTMDLGATPSPTGIPASSSSSSSSSSLLTSDPYSSPGTVLSPTPVLVSPGTTQPPALTKDVPSLGTLAMASSLAVEPTAPPVTVTSPTAAEATATDKTTLSTGVTMEEVPHALSAGSIVAITVTVIVVVVLVFGAAAYLKIRHSSYGRLLDDHDYGSWGNYNNPLYDDS; encoded by the exons atgggctgctgctgccgcctcctcctcgccctcctcctcctcccggcag GACTGGGAGCATCGCCCCTCACCCCCGccagccctcccttcccctcgGAGGGGATCCCAGCGGGGCCGGGCTCCAGGGATGCAGTTGTCCCCACGCCAGCTCCTGGCCAGCCCTTGCTGCCCATGTCCAAGGGACCTGCCGGAGACGGGGCGTCCTCCGGGTTGGTGGAGGGGGAGGGCCACAATGCCACCCCCGCGGCGGCActgtcccctgctcctgcctccgtCACCGTGAGCTCCGTCACCGCCGCCACCATCACCATAACAGACAGCCCATCCGTAGCCTCCAACCCCAGCTCGGTGCCATCAACCTTGGAGACAGCCCCAGGTCTTCGGACAGCAAATACTGCCAGCTTGGCAAGAGGCACGATGGATTTGGGGGCAACTCCCAGCCCCACGGGTATACctgcatcatcatcatcctcctcctcctcctcctccctcctcaccaGTGACCCGTACTCGTCCCCCGGGACTGTCTTGTCCCCAACGCCTGTCCTCGTGAGCCCCGGCACCACCCAGCCACCGGCGCTGACCAAGGACGTCCCTTCTCTGGGGACGCTGGCCATGGCATCGAGCCTGGCCGTGGAGCCAACAGCCCCCCCAGTGACTGTGACGAGCCCCACCGCAGCCGAGGCCACGGCCACCGACAAAACCACCCTGTCCACCGGCGTCACCATGGAAGAGGTCCCACATGCCTTGAGCGCAG GGAGCATCGTGGCCATAACCGTGACGGTCatcgtggtggtggtgctggtttTCGGGGCGGCGGCGTACCTTAAGATCAG
- the BTC gene encoding probetacellulin, producing MEAVAAAPAAGGGPGTLLLCLALASGLAFFSCVGADANVTAGHGTEGLACGVAESCTGNVTQLRRQGHFSRCPEEYKHYCVKGRCRFLVAEKAPACVCERGYTGARCERVDIFYLRGDRSQIVIISLIAAIVTLIILVVCACLCSHHCRKQRRKRKAEEMETLNKNLPSKSEDVLETGIA from the exons atggaggcggtggcggcggccccggccgcgggaggcggccccggtaccctgctgctctgcctggcccTCGCCTCCG GTTTGGCGTTCTTCAGTTGCGTGGGCGCCGACGCCAACGTCACCGCCGGCCACGGCACGGAGGGACTCGCCTGCGGCGTGGCCGAGAGCTGCACGG GGAACGTGACGCAGCTGAGGCGGCAGGGTCACTTCTCCAGGTGCCCGGAGGAGTACAAGCACTACTGCGTCAAAGGGAGATGCCGCTTCCTCGTGGCCGAGAAGGCGCCGGCTTGCGT GTGCGAGCGAGGCTACACGGGGGCTCGCTGCGAGAGGGTGGACATCTTCTACCTGCGAGGTGACCGGAGCCAGATCGTGATCATCTCCTTGATCGCCGCCATCGTCACCCTCATCATCCTCGTTGTCTGCGCCTGCCTCTGCAGTCA ccactGTCGGAAGCAGCgtaggaagagaaaagcagaagagatggaGACGTTAAACAAGAATTTGCCTTCCAAAAGCGAGGATGTGCTGGAGACGGGCATCGCGTGA
- the DCTN6 gene encoding dynactin subunit 6 has product MAEKVQKSVKIAPGAVVCVESEIRGDVTIGPRTVIHPKARIIAEAGPIVIGEGNLIEEQALIINGYPENITPETEEVEPKPMVIGTNNVFEVGCYSQAMKVGDNNVIESKAFVGRNVILTSGCIIGACCNINTYEVIPENTVIYGADCLRRVQTERPQPQTLQLDFLMKILPNYHHLKKTTKATSTPVKS; this is encoded by the exons ATGGCGGAGAAGGTGCAGAAGAG CGTGAAGATCGCGCCGGGGGCCGTGGTGTGCGTGGAGAGCGAGATCCGCGGGGACGTGACCATAG GGCCCAGGACGGTGATCCACCCCAAGGCCAGGATCATCGCCGAAGCGGGGCCGATCGTCATCGGGGAAGGCAACCTGATCGAGGAGCAGGCGCTCATCATAAATGG GTATCCAGAAAATATTACGCCGGAAACTGAAGAGGTGGAGCCCAAACCAATGGTCATTGGCACCAACAACGTTTTTGAAGTTGGGTGTT ATTCCCAGGCCATGAAGGTGGGAGATAACAACGTCATCGAATCCAAAG CGTTTGTCGGCAGGAACGTGATCCTGACGAGCGGCTGCATCATCGGGGCCTGCTGTAACATCAACACCTACGAGGTGATCCCCGAAAACACCGTCATCTACGGGGCCGACTGCCTCCGCCGCGTCCAGACCGAGCGGCCGCAG CCCCAGACGCTGCAGCTGGATTTCCTGATGAAGATCTTGCCAAACTACCATCACCTGAAGAAGACCACGAAGGCCACGTCCACTCCTGTCAAGAGCTGA